GACGCGGCCTCGCTCTCCGAGATCGTGGTACCGCTCATCGTCGAAGGACGCCTGTTCGGGGTGCTCGACGTGGATGCCCCGACGCTCGCGCGCTTCGGGATCGAAGAGCGCGAAACGCTCGAGGCGGCGGCGAAGGTTTTCGTTGACATCGACCCCTCGTTATAATATAATATCTTGTGCGCATGTAATAAAAAGCAGTTGCGCCTGCGACCATCCAGTCTTTGATTGTTCCGTCCGAGGTTTGCCAGTACCGTCAACTGCTTGACGCGAACGCATCAAAACGATCAAACCGAATGCTCCGGGAGCTCCTCTGTTATTACGCGTAAACTAGGAGGACAATACCATGTCGAGATTCACAGGATCCAATTGGAAAGTATCGCGCCGCCTCGGATTTTCGGTCACCGAAACCGGGCGGGAACTCAACAAGCGCCCGTTCGCTCCGGGACAGCACGGTCAGAAGAAGACCAAGCTCTCCGAATACGGCACCCAGCTTCAGGAAAAGCAGCGCGTCCGTTTCACCTACGGCGTCAACGAACGCCAGTTCCGCAAGACCTTCGAAGAGGCGAAGCGCATGCCCGGCATCACCGGCACGGCCTTCATGATCCTGCTCGAATCGCGTCTTGACAACCTCGTCTACCGCGCCGGCTTCGCCCGCTCCCGCCAGCAGGCCCGCCAGCTCGTGAACCACGGCCACATCCGCCTCGACGGCGCCAAGGCCTCGATCCCCTCGATCCGCGTCAAGCCGGGTCAGGTCATCTCGCTCCGCGACGCCTCGAAGGACCTCGTCGTCGTCAAGGATTCCCTCACCCGCGTCGCCGCCCGTCCGGAGTACATCTCCTTCGACGACAACAAGCTCGCCGCCACGCTCGTCCGTCTCCCGGAGCGCCAGGAATTCCTCTCCGAGATCAAGGAACAGCTGATCGTCGAACTCTACTCGAAATAAGCCCCGCAAGACCGTCCGAAACGACGGTCTTTTTCATACCAAAAAGGGATCGGGAAAGGTTCCCGATCCCCAAGGATGGAAAGAACCGGCCAAAGCCGGTTCCTTTTGTCATTTTCCGAGTTTCTTCAGGGCCGCGGCGCACATTCCGACGAACTGGTCGGGATCGAGCGAGGCGCCGCCGATGAGGGCGCCGTCGATGTCGGGCTGCGCGAGCAGCTCGTCGATGTTCTTCGGATTGACCGAGCCGCCGTACTGGATGCGGACGACCTCGGCGACGGCGGAACCGAACAGGTCGGCGAGGACCGAACGGATGAAGGCGCAGGCCTCCTCGGCGATCGCCGCGGTCGCGGTCTTGCCGGTGCCGATCGCCCAGACGGGCTCGTAGGCGACGACGATCCGCTTCATGGCGCGCTCGTCGAGTCCGGCGAAGGCCTTCGTGACCTGACGGCGGAGGACGTCGTTGGTCGTCCCGGCGGTCCGTTCCTCGAGGACTTCGCCGACGCAGACGATCGGCGTGAGGTCGTTCCGGAGGGCGGCGAGGGTCTTCTGGTTGACGATCTCGTCGGTTTCGTAGAAATACTTGCGGCGTTCGCTGTGGCCGACGATGACGTAGTCGACGTTGTAGCTTCTGAGCAGCGGTCCGGAGATCTCCCCGGTATAGGCGCCTTCATCGGCCCAGTGGAGGTTCTGGGCGCCGATGCGGAGGTTGTCGCCCATCCGCTTGATCAGGCAGCGCATCAACGGCGCCTGGGCGCAGACGACCGTGTCGACGTCGCGGATCGACGGCATCGCGGTCGCGGCCTTCATGATGAAATACAGGGCTTCGTCGCGGGTCTTGAACATCTTCCAGTTGCCCGCAATGATCGGTTTGCGCATGGTGCTTCCTTCTTCTTCCTCAGGCGAGGATGCGTTCGATGTCGGCGATCGCCTTTTCGGCCTTGTCGCCCACGGCGACGAGCTTGACGTTCTCGCCGCGCGGAACCGCGAGGCTCATCAGGCCGAGGATCGACTTCGCGTCGATCGTGACGTTGGCGTAGACAAGGCGGATGTCGACGTCGTAGCGGCTCGCGGTCTGGACGATCTTCGCGGCCAGTTCGGCGTGCAGTCCCGCCGTGCTCTTGATCAGGATGGTCTTTTCCATGGTTCGTTCTCCTCTTCGTCTGGGGCGCCCGTTCCGGGCGCTTCGTGATCGCGACGCACGGTCGCGGAATGGGGTGCGGGGAAACTAGCGGTCGCAGCCGCAGCCGCAGCCGCACGGTTCCGCGTCGTCGAGCGATTCGACTCCGGGGAGCGGCTTGCCCTCGAGGTACTCGAGCGATGCGCCGCCGCCGGTGGAGATGTGCGTGAACTTGTCGGAGAAGCCCATCTGAATCGCGGCCGCGGCCGAATCGCCGCCGCCGATGATCGTCTTCGCGTCCTTCATCTCGGCGAGGATCTCGCAGATCGCGCGGGTGCCCTTGGCGAAGTTCGAAAACTCGAAGACGCCGAGCGGACCGTTCCAGACGACCGTCTTCGCACCCTTGAGTTCCTTCTTGAAGAGGGCGATCGTCTTCGGTCCGACGTCGAGGCCCATCTCGTCGTCATGGATGTCGCCGTAGGTGGTGGTGCGGAACGGCGTGTCGTTCGCGAATTCCCTCGTGACCACGAGGTCGACGGGGAGGACGATCTTGCCCTTGCCCTTGTCGAGGAGCGCCTTCGCGAGGTCGATCTTGTCGTTCTCGCAGATCGAAGTGCCGATGTTGTGGCCGAGCGCCTTCATGAAGGTGTAGGCCATCCCGCCGCCGATGAGGATCTTGTCGGCCTTGGCGAGGAGATTCTCGATGACGCCGATCTTGTCGGAGACCTTCGCGCCGCCGAGGATCGCGACGAACGGCCGGACGGGATTGTCGACGGCGCCGCCGATGTAGCGCAGTTCCTTCTCCATCAGGAAGCCGGCGACCGCGGGCAGATGGGCGGCGATGCCGGAGTTGGAGGCGTGGGCGCGGTGCGCCGTGCCGAAGGCGTCGTTCACGAGGATGTCGCCGAGCGAAGCCCAATACAGACCGAGTTCCGGATTGTTCTTCGATTCCTTCTTGCCTTCGACGTCTTCGAAACGGGTATTCTCGAACATCAGGATCTCGCCGTTCTTCATCGCGGCGATCGCGTTTTCGAGCACTTCGCCGCGGGTGGCGGGAATGAACTTGACCGGCTGACCGATGAGTTCGGCGAGTCTTGCGGCGACCGGGGCGAGCGACGACTTCGCCTTGTCCTCGGCGGTTTCGACGCGGCCGAGATGGCTGAACAGGATCGCCTTGCCCTTTTCCGCGACGATGTAGCGGATCGTCGGGAGTGCCTGGACGATGCGGTTGTCGTCGGTGATCACGCCCGACTTGATCGGAACGTTGAAGTCGACGCGGACAAGCACGCGCTTGCCGTACAGTTCGACGTCTTCGATGGTCTTTTTATACATGTTTATCCTCCTGGAAGGTATCTCAACACCACGCTTTATTATACTATCAACGGCTGTCAAATACCACAGGAAAGTATCGGGTTCCACAAGGTGAAAACACTTTCCTATTCGTTCCCCGAAGCGGTCAGATGACGGAGGAGACGCGCGGAAAGGCGCATGCCGCGCCTGAGGACGGCCGCGGACGGGACCTCGAGACGGGTCCCGTCGCGAAAGCGCGCCGTCGCCCCGCCGTCAGGCCGGGAGGCGCACGCAGAGATGGCGAACGCGTTCAGAAGCAGGCACCCTTCGGAACGGAATCCGCCGAGGGGAACCATCATCGTTCCCGCGTCGAGGAAGAGCGGGACCAGCCGTCGGGTCGAAAGCACCTTCGC
This genomic interval from Candidatus Izemoplasmatales bacterium contains the following:
- the rpsD gene encoding 30S ribosomal protein S4 codes for the protein MSRFTGSNWKVSRRLGFSVTETGRELNKRPFAPGQHGQKKTKLSEYGTQLQEKQRVRFTYGVNERQFRKTFEEAKRMPGITGTAFMILLESRLDNLVYRAGFARSRQQARQLVNHGHIRLDGAKASIPSIRVKPGQVISLRDASKDLVVVKDSLTRVAARPEYISFDDNKLAATLVRLPERQEFLSEIKEQLIVELYSK
- the tpiA gene encoding triose-phosphate isomerase; the encoded protein is MRKPIIAGNWKMFKTRDEALYFIMKAATAMPSIRDVDTVVCAQAPLMRCLIKRMGDNLRIGAQNLHWADEGAYTGEISGPLLRSYNVDYVIVGHSERRKYFYETDEIVNQKTLAALRNDLTPIVCVGEVLEERTAGTTNDVLRRQVTKAFAGLDERAMKRIVVAYEPVWAIGTGKTATAAIAEEACAFIRSVLADLFGSAVAEVVRIQYGGSVNPKNIDELLAQPDIDGALIGGASLDPDQFVGMCAAALKKLGK
- a CDS encoding HPr family phosphocarrier protein — its product is MEKTILIKSTAGLHAELAAKIVQTASRYDVDIRLVYANVTIDAKSILGLMSLAVPRGENVKLVAVGDKAEKAIADIERILA
- a CDS encoding phosphoglycerate kinase → MYKKTIEDVELYGKRVLVRVDFNVPIKSGVITDDNRIVQALPTIRYIVAEKGKAILFSHLGRVETAEDKAKSSLAPVAARLAELIGQPVKFIPATRGEVLENAIAAMKNGEILMFENTRFEDVEGKKESKNNPELGLYWASLGDILVNDAFGTAHRAHASNSGIAAHLPAVAGFLMEKELRYIGGAVDNPVRPFVAILGGAKVSDKIGVIENLLAKADKILIGGGMAYTFMKALGHNIGTSICENDKIDLAKALLDKGKGKIVLPVDLVVTREFANDTPFRTTTYGDIHDDEMGLDVGPKTIALFKKELKGAKTVVWNGPLGVFEFSNFAKGTRAICEILAEMKDAKTIIGGGDSAAAAIQMGFSDKFTHISTGGGASLEYLEGKPLPGVESLDDAEPCGCGCGCDR